From the genome of Miscanthus floridulus cultivar M001 chromosome 10, ASM1932011v1, whole genome shotgun sequence, one region includes:
- the LOC136487193 gene encoding uncharacterized protein isoform X4, with the protein MMRVAVVGGGLSGLVAAHELARSGGVRVTVYEKEDYLGGAKTVAVDGGAAGRVLVDLDFMVFNRVTYPNMMEWFERLGVEMETSDMSFSASMRLNKGNGFEWGSRNGISSVLVQKSNFLSPRFWLMINEIFKFKNHALKYLEDHTRNPDKNETLGQFIQSHRYSQLFQDAYLIPMCACIWSCPSQNVFGFPAGFVLSFFCDNHLLELFSPLQWLNVKGGSGSYVNKVREELESMGCQIKTGCEVRSVSRLNGGYRIFETDGSEEMYDRIIFCVHAPGALKVLGTEATPDEQRVLEAFQYIYSDLYFHCDESFMPHNSSAWSARNFLGTTSNGVCVTYWLNILQNIESARPFLATLNPPHVPDHVLLKWHTSHPIPSMAAAKATLELNNIQGKRGIWFCVPYQGYGNHEYSIKAGKAVASGLLGKKCDLLVNPKPMVPSWTEAGARFLIAKNMGKYITIGNFSMLEEGGTTLSFGKACERCQLKCVIRVHNPQFYWKIATEGDPGFAYSYINGYISFVDKKEGLQNIVEITLANRGERKRLSSSHASNSYIKKGWWTPLLRINGAAVAKYVLHEVLRRNTISKARKNISAHYDLSNDFFALFLDPTMTYSCGIFKVEDESLEAAQLRKLDNLINKAKVEPGHHVLDIGCGWGSLAIRLVKRTGCKCTGITLSEEQLKYGKRKVKEFGLEDRITLLLCDYRQMPNGQKFDRIISCGMLEHVGHEFYEDFFASCEYHLAEHGLLVLQSIAIPEELYDKMRTRPEFLKEYIFPGGCIPSLARIASAMSNASRLCIQHVENIGYHYYPTLIHWRDNFVANREKVLALGFDEKFIRTWEYYLNYCAAMFKSHMGLDYQIVFARPGDAKLPSYVAIA; encoded by the exons ATGATGAGAGTGGCGGTGGTGGGTGGTGGTCTAAGCGGGCTAGTGGCTGCGCATGAGCTGGCGAGGAGCGGCGGCGTGCGCGTCACCGTGTACGAGAAGGAGGACTATCTCGGCGGTGCCAAGACCGTTGCCGTCGACGGCGGAGCAGCAGGCCGTGTTCTGGTCGACCTGGACTTCATGGTCTTCAACCGG GTGACGTACCCAAACATGATGGAATGGTTTGAACGTCTAGGGGTGGAAATGGAGACATCAGACATGTCATTCTCAGCAAGCATGCGGTTAAACAAAGGTAATGGCTTTGAGTGGGGTAGCCGCAATGGTATATCTAGTGTTCTGGTGCAGAAGAGCAATTTTCTTAGCCCCAGATTCTGGCTCATGATCAATGAGATATTCAAGTTCAAGAACCATGCTCTCAA GTACCTGGAGGACCATACAAGAAACCCTGACAAGAATGAGACTTTGGGTCAATTTATTCAGTCACATAGATATTCGCAGCTGTTCCAGGATGCTTACCTT ATcccaatgtgtgcatgcatttggTCCTGTCCATCACAGAACGTATTTGGCTTCCCTGCTGGTTTTGTGCTTTCATTTTTTTGCGATAATCATCTTCTTGAG TTGTTTAGTCCCCTACAGTGGCTAAATGTCAAAGGTGGTTCAGGGTCCTACGTGAATAAG GTAAGGGAGGAATTGGAGAGCATGGGTTGTCAAATTAAAACCGGATGTGAAGTGAGATCAGTTTCAAGACTTAACGGAG GTTACCGAATTTTTGAGACTGATGGCTCAGAAGAGATGTATGACAGGATCATATTTTGTGTTCATGCTCCTGGTGCTCTAAAAGTACTAGGAACAGAAGCAACACCTGATGAACAGAGAGTTTTAGAAGCTTTCCAGTATATCTACAG TGATTTGTACTTCCACTGTGATGAAAGTTTTATGCCACATAATTCTTCTGCATGGAGTGCGAGGAACTTCTTGGGGACTACAAGCAATGGTGTTTGTGTTACATACTGGTTAAATATACTTCAG AACATTGAATCTGCCAGACCTTTTCTTGCAACACTCAACCCTCCTCATGTTCCCGATCATGTATTGCTTAAATGGCATACTAGTCACCCGATTCCTTCCATGGCTGCTGCAAAGGCTACTCTTGAGCTCAATAACATACAAGGGAAGAGGGGGATATGGTTCTGCGTCCCATATCAAG GTTATGGAAATCATGAGTACAGCATCAAG GCTGGGAAAGCAGTAGCTTCAGGGTTGCTTGGCAAGAAATGTGACCTTTTGGTTAACCCAAAACCCATGGTCCCATCATGGACTGAGGCTGGCGCACGATTTCTGATTGCAAAAAATATGGGCAAATACATAACCATTGGTAACTTTAG CATGCTCGAAGAAGGAGGCACTACTCTTAGTTTTGGTAAAGCATGTGAAAGATGTCAACTAAAATGTGTGATACGAGTTCACAACCCCCAATTCTATTGGAAG ATTGCAACGGAAGGAGACCCTGGTTTTGCTTATTCCTACATCAATGGTTATATCTCGTTTGTTGATAAAAAAGAAGGCCTTCAGAATATTGTAGAG ATTACTTTGGCTAATAGAGGTGAACGGAAGAGGTTGAGCAGTAGCCATGCCAGCAATAG TTATATAAAAAAGGGCTGGTGGACACCCTTGCTTCGAATCAATGGAGCTGCAGTAGCAAAATATGTTTTGCATGAAGTCTTAAGGAGAAACACAATATCAAAAGCTCGTAAAAATATCTCTGCACACTATGATCTG AGTAATGATTTCTTTGCTCTTTTTCTGGATCCGACGATGACTTACTCTTGTGGTATTTTCAAG GTGGAAGATGAGAGTTTAGAAGCAGCCCAGCTACGTAAACTTGACAATCTAATTAATAAG GCTAAGGTGGAGCCGGGGCATCATGTTCTTGACATTGGTTGTGGATGGGGCAGTTTAGCAATACGGCTGGTGAAGAGAACTGGTTGCAAGTGCACAGGAATCACATTATCCGAGGAGCAACTGAAATATGGAAAGAGAAAGGTGAAAGAATTTGGATTAGAG GACCGCATAACTCTCCTGCTTTGTGATTACCGTCAAATGCCGAATGGCCAAAAGTTTGATAGGATTATAAGTTG TGGGATGCTTGAACACGTTGGCCATGAGTTCTACGAAGATTTTTTTGCCTCCTGCGAGTATCATTTGGCAGAACACGGCCTACTTGTCCTCCAG TCCATCGCGATCCCAGAGGAATTGTACGACAAAATGAGGACGAGGCCTGAGTTCCTGAAGGAATATATCTTCCCAGGTGGCTGCATACCATCTTTAGCTCGGATTGCATCTGCCATGTCTAATGCATCAAGGCTATG CATACAACACGTTGAGAATATTGGGTACCATTATTACCCGACTCTGATTCACTGGAGGGACAACTTTGTGGCCAATAGAGA AAAAGTTTTGGCCCTTGGATTTGACGAAAAATTCATCCGTACTTGGGAGTACTATTTAAACTACTGTGCAGCTATGTTCAAATCACACATGGGTTTAGATTACCAG ATAGTGTTTGCTCGGCCAGGCGATGCAAAGTTGCCGAGCTATGTCGCCATTGCATAA
- the LOC136487193 gene encoding uncharacterized protein isoform X2 — protein MMRVAVVGGGLSGLVAAHELARSGGVRVTVYEKEDYLGGAKTVAVDGGAAGRVLVDLDFMVFNRVTYPNMMEWFERLGVEMETSDMSFSASMRLNKGNGFEWGSRNGISSVLVQKSNFLSPRFWLMINEIFKFKNHALKYLEDHTRNPDKNETLGQFIQSHRYSQLFQDAYLIPMCACIWSCPSQNVFGFPAGFVLSFFCDNHLLELFSPLQWLNVKGGSGSYVNKVREELESMGCQIKTGCEVRSVSRLNGGYRIFETDGSEEMYDRIIFCVHAPGALKVLGTEATPDEQRVLEAFQYIYSDLYFHCDESFMPHNSSAWSARNFLGTTSNGVCVTYWLNILQNIESARPFLATLNPPHVPDHVLLKWHTSHPIPSMAAAKATLELNNIQGKRGIWFCVPYQGYGNHEYSIKAGKAVASGLLGKKCDLLVNPKPMVPSWTEAGARFLIAKNMGKYITIGNFSMLEEGGTTLSFGKACERCQLKCVIRVHNPQFYWKIATEGDPGFAYSYINGYISFVDKKEGLQNIVEITLANRGERKRLSSSHASNSSYIKKGWWTPLLRINGAAVAKYVLHEVLRRNTISKARKNISAHYDLSNDFFALFLDPTMTYSCGIFKVEDESLEAAQLRKLDNLINKAKVEPGHHVLDIGCGWGSLAIRLVKRTGCKCTGITLSEEQLKYGKRKVKEFGLEDRITLLLCDYRQMPNGQKFDRIISCGMLEHVGHEFYEDFFASCEYHLAEHGLLVLQSIAIPEELYDKMRTRPEFLKEYIFPGGCIPSLARIASAMSNASRLCIQHVENIGYHYYPTLIHWRDNFVANREKVLALGFDEKFIRTWEYYLNYCAAMFKSHMGLDYQIVFARPGDAKLPSYVAIA, from the exons ATGATGAGAGTGGCGGTGGTGGGTGGTGGTCTAAGCGGGCTAGTGGCTGCGCATGAGCTGGCGAGGAGCGGCGGCGTGCGCGTCACCGTGTACGAGAAGGAGGACTATCTCGGCGGTGCCAAGACCGTTGCCGTCGACGGCGGAGCAGCAGGCCGTGTTCTGGTCGACCTGGACTTCATGGTCTTCAACCGG GTGACGTACCCAAACATGATGGAATGGTTTGAACGTCTAGGGGTGGAAATGGAGACATCAGACATGTCATTCTCAGCAAGCATGCGGTTAAACAAAGGTAATGGCTTTGAGTGGGGTAGCCGCAATGGTATATCTAGTGTTCTGGTGCAGAAGAGCAATTTTCTTAGCCCCAGATTCTGGCTCATGATCAATGAGATATTCAAGTTCAAGAACCATGCTCTCAA GTACCTGGAGGACCATACAAGAAACCCTGACAAGAATGAGACTTTGGGTCAATTTATTCAGTCACATAGATATTCGCAGCTGTTCCAGGATGCTTACCTT ATcccaatgtgtgcatgcatttggTCCTGTCCATCACAGAACGTATTTGGCTTCCCTGCTGGTTTTGTGCTTTCATTTTTTTGCGATAATCATCTTCTTGAG TTGTTTAGTCCCCTACAGTGGCTAAATGTCAAAGGTGGTTCAGGGTCCTACGTGAATAAG GTAAGGGAGGAATTGGAGAGCATGGGTTGTCAAATTAAAACCGGATGTGAAGTGAGATCAGTTTCAAGACTTAACGGAG GTTACCGAATTTTTGAGACTGATGGCTCAGAAGAGATGTATGACAGGATCATATTTTGTGTTCATGCTCCTGGTGCTCTAAAAGTACTAGGAACAGAAGCAACACCTGATGAACAGAGAGTTTTAGAAGCTTTCCAGTATATCTACAG TGATTTGTACTTCCACTGTGATGAAAGTTTTATGCCACATAATTCTTCTGCATGGAGTGCGAGGAACTTCTTGGGGACTACAAGCAATGGTGTTTGTGTTACATACTGGTTAAATATACTTCAG AACATTGAATCTGCCAGACCTTTTCTTGCAACACTCAACCCTCCTCATGTTCCCGATCATGTATTGCTTAAATGGCATACTAGTCACCCGATTCCTTCCATGGCTGCTGCAAAGGCTACTCTTGAGCTCAATAACATACAAGGGAAGAGGGGGATATGGTTCTGCGTCCCATATCAAG GTTATGGAAATCATGAGTACAGCATCAAG GCTGGGAAAGCAGTAGCTTCAGGGTTGCTTGGCAAGAAATGTGACCTTTTGGTTAACCCAAAACCCATGGTCCCATCATGGACTGAGGCTGGCGCACGATTTCTGATTGCAAAAAATATGGGCAAATACATAACCATTGGTAACTTTAG CATGCTCGAAGAAGGAGGCACTACTCTTAGTTTTGGTAAAGCATGTGAAAGATGTCAACTAAAATGTGTGATACGAGTTCACAACCCCCAATTCTATTGGAAG ATTGCAACGGAAGGAGACCCTGGTTTTGCTTATTCCTACATCAATGGTTATATCTCGTTTGTTGATAAAAAAGAAGGCCTTCAGAATATTGTAGAG ATTACTTTGGCTAATAGAGGTGAACGGAAGAGGTTGAGCAGTAGCCATGCCAGCAATAG TAGTTATATAAAAAAGGGCTGGTGGACACCCTTGCTTCGAATCAATGGAGCTGCAGTAGCAAAATATGTTTTGCATGAAGTCTTAAGGAGAAACACAATATCAAAAGCTCGTAAAAATATCTCTGCACACTATGATCTG AGTAATGATTTCTTTGCTCTTTTTCTGGATCCGACGATGACTTACTCTTGTGGTATTTTCAAG GTGGAAGATGAGAGTTTAGAAGCAGCCCAGCTACGTAAACTTGACAATCTAATTAATAAG GCTAAGGTGGAGCCGGGGCATCATGTTCTTGACATTGGTTGTGGATGGGGCAGTTTAGCAATACGGCTGGTGAAGAGAACTGGTTGCAAGTGCACAGGAATCACATTATCCGAGGAGCAACTGAAATATGGAAAGAGAAAGGTGAAAGAATTTGGATTAGAG GACCGCATAACTCTCCTGCTTTGTGATTACCGTCAAATGCCGAATGGCCAAAAGTTTGATAGGATTATAAGTTG TGGGATGCTTGAACACGTTGGCCATGAGTTCTACGAAGATTTTTTTGCCTCCTGCGAGTATCATTTGGCAGAACACGGCCTACTTGTCCTCCAG TCCATCGCGATCCCAGAGGAATTGTACGACAAAATGAGGACGAGGCCTGAGTTCCTGAAGGAATATATCTTCCCAGGTGGCTGCATACCATCTTTAGCTCGGATTGCATCTGCCATGTCTAATGCATCAAGGCTATG CATACAACACGTTGAGAATATTGGGTACCATTATTACCCGACTCTGATTCACTGGAGGGACAACTTTGTGGCCAATAGAGA AAAAGTTTTGGCCCTTGGATTTGACGAAAAATTCATCCGTACTTGGGAGTACTATTTAAACTACTGTGCAGCTATGTTCAAATCACACATGGGTTTAGATTACCAG ATAGTGTTTGCTCGGCCAGGCGATGCAAAGTTGCCGAGCTATGTCGCCATTGCATAA
- the LOC136487193 gene encoding uncharacterized protein isoform X3 translates to MMRVAVVGGGLSGLVAAHELARSGGVRVTVYEKEDYLGGAKTVAVDGGAAGRVLVDLDFMVFNRVTYPNMMEWFERLGVEMETSDMSFSASMRLNKGNGFEWGSRNGISSVLVQKSNFLSPRFWLMINEIFKFKNHALKYLEDHTRNPDKNETLGQFIQSHRYSQLFQDAYLIPMCACIWSCPSQNVFGFPAGFVLSFFCDNHLLELFSPLQWLNVKGGSGSYVNKQVREELESMGCQIKTGCEVRSVSRLNGGYRIFETDGSEEMYDRIIFCVHAPGALKVLGTEATPDEQRVLEAFQYIYSDLYFHCDESFMPHNSSAWSARNFLGTTSNGVCVTYWLNILQNIESARPFLATLNPPHVPDHVLLKWHTSHPIPSMAAAKATLELNNIQGKRGIWFCVPYQGYGNHEYSIKAGKAVASGLLGKKCDLLVNPKPMVPSWTEAGARFLIAKNMGKYITIGNFSMLEEGGTTLSFGKACERCQLKCVIRVHNPQFYWKIATEGDPGFAYSYINGYISFVDKKEGLQNIVEITLANRGERKRLSSSHASNSYIKKGWWTPLLRINGAAVAKYVLHEVLRRNTISKARKNISAHYDLSNDFFALFLDPTMTYSCGIFKVEDESLEAAQLRKLDNLINKAKVEPGHHVLDIGCGWGSLAIRLVKRTGCKCTGITLSEEQLKYGKRKVKEFGLEDRITLLLCDYRQMPNGQKFDRIISCGMLEHVGHEFYEDFFASCEYHLAEHGLLVLQSIAIPEELYDKMRTRPEFLKEYIFPGGCIPSLARIASAMSNASRLCIQHVENIGYHYYPTLIHWRDNFVANREKVLALGFDEKFIRTWEYYLNYCAAMFKSHMGLDYQIVFARPGDAKLPSYVAIA, encoded by the exons ATGATGAGAGTGGCGGTGGTGGGTGGTGGTCTAAGCGGGCTAGTGGCTGCGCATGAGCTGGCGAGGAGCGGCGGCGTGCGCGTCACCGTGTACGAGAAGGAGGACTATCTCGGCGGTGCCAAGACCGTTGCCGTCGACGGCGGAGCAGCAGGCCGTGTTCTGGTCGACCTGGACTTCATGGTCTTCAACCGG GTGACGTACCCAAACATGATGGAATGGTTTGAACGTCTAGGGGTGGAAATGGAGACATCAGACATGTCATTCTCAGCAAGCATGCGGTTAAACAAAGGTAATGGCTTTGAGTGGGGTAGCCGCAATGGTATATCTAGTGTTCTGGTGCAGAAGAGCAATTTTCTTAGCCCCAGATTCTGGCTCATGATCAATGAGATATTCAAGTTCAAGAACCATGCTCTCAA GTACCTGGAGGACCATACAAGAAACCCTGACAAGAATGAGACTTTGGGTCAATTTATTCAGTCACATAGATATTCGCAGCTGTTCCAGGATGCTTACCTT ATcccaatgtgtgcatgcatttggTCCTGTCCATCACAGAACGTATTTGGCTTCCCTGCTGGTTTTGTGCTTTCATTTTTTTGCGATAATCATCTTCTTGAG TTGTTTAGTCCCCTACAGTGGCTAAATGTCAAAGGTGGTTCAGGGTCCTACGTGAATAAG CAGGTAAGGGAGGAATTGGAGAGCATGGGTTGTCAAATTAAAACCGGATGTGAAGTGAGATCAGTTTCAAGACTTAACGGAG GTTACCGAATTTTTGAGACTGATGGCTCAGAAGAGATGTATGACAGGATCATATTTTGTGTTCATGCTCCTGGTGCTCTAAAAGTACTAGGAACAGAAGCAACACCTGATGAACAGAGAGTTTTAGAAGCTTTCCAGTATATCTACAG TGATTTGTACTTCCACTGTGATGAAAGTTTTATGCCACATAATTCTTCTGCATGGAGTGCGAGGAACTTCTTGGGGACTACAAGCAATGGTGTTTGTGTTACATACTGGTTAAATATACTTCAG AACATTGAATCTGCCAGACCTTTTCTTGCAACACTCAACCCTCCTCATGTTCCCGATCATGTATTGCTTAAATGGCATACTAGTCACCCGATTCCTTCCATGGCTGCTGCAAAGGCTACTCTTGAGCTCAATAACATACAAGGGAAGAGGGGGATATGGTTCTGCGTCCCATATCAAG GTTATGGAAATCATGAGTACAGCATCAAG GCTGGGAAAGCAGTAGCTTCAGGGTTGCTTGGCAAGAAATGTGACCTTTTGGTTAACCCAAAACCCATGGTCCCATCATGGACTGAGGCTGGCGCACGATTTCTGATTGCAAAAAATATGGGCAAATACATAACCATTGGTAACTTTAG CATGCTCGAAGAAGGAGGCACTACTCTTAGTTTTGGTAAAGCATGTGAAAGATGTCAACTAAAATGTGTGATACGAGTTCACAACCCCCAATTCTATTGGAAG ATTGCAACGGAAGGAGACCCTGGTTTTGCTTATTCCTACATCAATGGTTATATCTCGTTTGTTGATAAAAAAGAAGGCCTTCAGAATATTGTAGAG ATTACTTTGGCTAATAGAGGTGAACGGAAGAGGTTGAGCAGTAGCCATGCCAGCAATAG TTATATAAAAAAGGGCTGGTGGACACCCTTGCTTCGAATCAATGGAGCTGCAGTAGCAAAATATGTTTTGCATGAAGTCTTAAGGAGAAACACAATATCAAAAGCTCGTAAAAATATCTCTGCACACTATGATCTG AGTAATGATTTCTTTGCTCTTTTTCTGGATCCGACGATGACTTACTCTTGTGGTATTTTCAAG GTGGAAGATGAGAGTTTAGAAGCAGCCCAGCTACGTAAACTTGACAATCTAATTAATAAG GCTAAGGTGGAGCCGGGGCATCATGTTCTTGACATTGGTTGTGGATGGGGCAGTTTAGCAATACGGCTGGTGAAGAGAACTGGTTGCAAGTGCACAGGAATCACATTATCCGAGGAGCAACTGAAATATGGAAAGAGAAAGGTGAAAGAATTTGGATTAGAG GACCGCATAACTCTCCTGCTTTGTGATTACCGTCAAATGCCGAATGGCCAAAAGTTTGATAGGATTATAAGTTG TGGGATGCTTGAACACGTTGGCCATGAGTTCTACGAAGATTTTTTTGCCTCCTGCGAGTATCATTTGGCAGAACACGGCCTACTTGTCCTCCAG TCCATCGCGATCCCAGAGGAATTGTACGACAAAATGAGGACGAGGCCTGAGTTCCTGAAGGAATATATCTTCCCAGGTGGCTGCATACCATCTTTAGCTCGGATTGCATCTGCCATGTCTAATGCATCAAGGCTATG CATACAACACGTTGAGAATATTGGGTACCATTATTACCCGACTCTGATTCACTGGAGGGACAACTTTGTGGCCAATAGAGA AAAAGTTTTGGCCCTTGGATTTGACGAAAAATTCATCCGTACTTGGGAGTACTATTTAAACTACTGTGCAGCTATGTTCAAATCACACATGGGTTTAGATTACCAG ATAGTGTTTGCTCGGCCAGGCGATGCAAAGTTGCCGAGCTATGTCGCCATTGCATAA
- the LOC136487193 gene encoding uncharacterized protein isoform X1 — MMRVAVVGGGLSGLVAAHELARSGGVRVTVYEKEDYLGGAKTVAVDGGAAGRVLVDLDFMVFNRVTYPNMMEWFERLGVEMETSDMSFSASMRLNKGNGFEWGSRNGISSVLVQKSNFLSPRFWLMINEIFKFKNHALKYLEDHTRNPDKNETLGQFIQSHRYSQLFQDAYLIPMCACIWSCPSQNVFGFPAGFVLSFFCDNHLLELFSPLQWLNVKGGSGSYVNKQVREELESMGCQIKTGCEVRSVSRLNGGYRIFETDGSEEMYDRIIFCVHAPGALKVLGTEATPDEQRVLEAFQYIYSDLYFHCDESFMPHNSSAWSARNFLGTTSNGVCVTYWLNILQNIESARPFLATLNPPHVPDHVLLKWHTSHPIPSMAAAKATLELNNIQGKRGIWFCVPYQGYGNHEYSIKAGKAVASGLLGKKCDLLVNPKPMVPSWTEAGARFLIAKNMGKYITIGNFSMLEEGGTTLSFGKACERCQLKCVIRVHNPQFYWKIATEGDPGFAYSYINGYISFVDKKEGLQNIVEITLANRGERKRLSSSHASNSSYIKKGWWTPLLRINGAAVAKYVLHEVLRRNTISKARKNISAHYDLSNDFFALFLDPTMTYSCGIFKVEDESLEAAQLRKLDNLINKAKVEPGHHVLDIGCGWGSLAIRLVKRTGCKCTGITLSEEQLKYGKRKVKEFGLEDRITLLLCDYRQMPNGQKFDRIISCGMLEHVGHEFYEDFFASCEYHLAEHGLLVLQSIAIPEELYDKMRTRPEFLKEYIFPGGCIPSLARIASAMSNASRLCIQHVENIGYHYYPTLIHWRDNFVANREKVLALGFDEKFIRTWEYYLNYCAAMFKSHMGLDYQIVFARPGDAKLPSYVAIA, encoded by the exons ATGATGAGAGTGGCGGTGGTGGGTGGTGGTCTAAGCGGGCTAGTGGCTGCGCATGAGCTGGCGAGGAGCGGCGGCGTGCGCGTCACCGTGTACGAGAAGGAGGACTATCTCGGCGGTGCCAAGACCGTTGCCGTCGACGGCGGAGCAGCAGGCCGTGTTCTGGTCGACCTGGACTTCATGGTCTTCAACCGG GTGACGTACCCAAACATGATGGAATGGTTTGAACGTCTAGGGGTGGAAATGGAGACATCAGACATGTCATTCTCAGCAAGCATGCGGTTAAACAAAGGTAATGGCTTTGAGTGGGGTAGCCGCAATGGTATATCTAGTGTTCTGGTGCAGAAGAGCAATTTTCTTAGCCCCAGATTCTGGCTCATGATCAATGAGATATTCAAGTTCAAGAACCATGCTCTCAA GTACCTGGAGGACCATACAAGAAACCCTGACAAGAATGAGACTTTGGGTCAATTTATTCAGTCACATAGATATTCGCAGCTGTTCCAGGATGCTTACCTT ATcccaatgtgtgcatgcatttggTCCTGTCCATCACAGAACGTATTTGGCTTCCCTGCTGGTTTTGTGCTTTCATTTTTTTGCGATAATCATCTTCTTGAG TTGTTTAGTCCCCTACAGTGGCTAAATGTCAAAGGTGGTTCAGGGTCCTACGTGAATAAG CAGGTAAGGGAGGAATTGGAGAGCATGGGTTGTCAAATTAAAACCGGATGTGAAGTGAGATCAGTTTCAAGACTTAACGGAG GTTACCGAATTTTTGAGACTGATGGCTCAGAAGAGATGTATGACAGGATCATATTTTGTGTTCATGCTCCTGGTGCTCTAAAAGTACTAGGAACAGAAGCAACACCTGATGAACAGAGAGTTTTAGAAGCTTTCCAGTATATCTACAG TGATTTGTACTTCCACTGTGATGAAAGTTTTATGCCACATAATTCTTCTGCATGGAGTGCGAGGAACTTCTTGGGGACTACAAGCAATGGTGTTTGTGTTACATACTGGTTAAATATACTTCAG AACATTGAATCTGCCAGACCTTTTCTTGCAACACTCAACCCTCCTCATGTTCCCGATCATGTATTGCTTAAATGGCATACTAGTCACCCGATTCCTTCCATGGCTGCTGCAAAGGCTACTCTTGAGCTCAATAACATACAAGGGAAGAGGGGGATATGGTTCTGCGTCCCATATCAAG GTTATGGAAATCATGAGTACAGCATCAAG GCTGGGAAAGCAGTAGCTTCAGGGTTGCTTGGCAAGAAATGTGACCTTTTGGTTAACCCAAAACCCATGGTCCCATCATGGACTGAGGCTGGCGCACGATTTCTGATTGCAAAAAATATGGGCAAATACATAACCATTGGTAACTTTAG CATGCTCGAAGAAGGAGGCACTACTCTTAGTTTTGGTAAAGCATGTGAAAGATGTCAACTAAAATGTGTGATACGAGTTCACAACCCCCAATTCTATTGGAAG ATTGCAACGGAAGGAGACCCTGGTTTTGCTTATTCCTACATCAATGGTTATATCTCGTTTGTTGATAAAAAAGAAGGCCTTCAGAATATTGTAGAG ATTACTTTGGCTAATAGAGGTGAACGGAAGAGGTTGAGCAGTAGCCATGCCAGCAATAG TAGTTATATAAAAAAGGGCTGGTGGACACCCTTGCTTCGAATCAATGGAGCTGCAGTAGCAAAATATGTTTTGCATGAAGTCTTAAGGAGAAACACAATATCAAAAGCTCGTAAAAATATCTCTGCACACTATGATCTG AGTAATGATTTCTTTGCTCTTTTTCTGGATCCGACGATGACTTACTCTTGTGGTATTTTCAAG GTGGAAGATGAGAGTTTAGAAGCAGCCCAGCTACGTAAACTTGACAATCTAATTAATAAG GCTAAGGTGGAGCCGGGGCATCATGTTCTTGACATTGGTTGTGGATGGGGCAGTTTAGCAATACGGCTGGTGAAGAGAACTGGTTGCAAGTGCACAGGAATCACATTATCCGAGGAGCAACTGAAATATGGAAAGAGAAAGGTGAAAGAATTTGGATTAGAG GACCGCATAACTCTCCTGCTTTGTGATTACCGTCAAATGCCGAATGGCCAAAAGTTTGATAGGATTATAAGTTG TGGGATGCTTGAACACGTTGGCCATGAGTTCTACGAAGATTTTTTTGCCTCCTGCGAGTATCATTTGGCAGAACACGGCCTACTTGTCCTCCAG TCCATCGCGATCCCAGAGGAATTGTACGACAAAATGAGGACGAGGCCTGAGTTCCTGAAGGAATATATCTTCCCAGGTGGCTGCATACCATCTTTAGCTCGGATTGCATCTGCCATGTCTAATGCATCAAGGCTATG CATACAACACGTTGAGAATATTGGGTACCATTATTACCCGACTCTGATTCACTGGAGGGACAACTTTGTGGCCAATAGAGA AAAAGTTTTGGCCCTTGGATTTGACGAAAAATTCATCCGTACTTGGGAGTACTATTTAAACTACTGTGCAGCTATGTTCAAATCACACATGGGTTTAGATTACCAG ATAGTGTTTGCTCGGCCAGGCGATGCAAAGTTGCCGAGCTATGTCGCCATTGCATAA